From Elaeis guineensis isolate ETL-2024a chromosome 16, EG11, whole genome shotgun sequence, a single genomic window includes:
- the LOC105059531 gene encoding uncharacterized protein isoform X1, with protein sequence MKEVVVHIYDVTNSGSEKTNNTIVQINRIFKDGIGLGGIFHSAVQVYGDEEWSFGFCEYGSGVFSCPPRRNPMYTYRESIVLGMTNSSIFTVNQILRELSRAWPGRSYDLLSRNCNHFCDAFCELLGVPKLPGWVNRFANAGDAAMEVAGNTAIKDLNILFCDIKVKAKPSIQAHFEQTWKRKGAPVFPHPGEFQSLIELRQVKTEIVNASKLACRFISGVASNTPATPETPSNSSNANPHVQSTWFTNLMNNIGAKPSSSTLEYPEDSSSSEYEESEESEDEHPHQREDEQIQLSLKHAM encoded by the exons ATGAAGGAGGTGGTGGTGCACATCTACGACGTGACGAACAGCGGCTCGGAGAAGACCAACAACACCATCGTCCAGATCAATCGAATCTTCAAGGACGGCATTGGCCTCGGTGGTATCTTCCACAGCGCCGTCCAG GTTTATGGAGATGAGGAATGGTCATTTGGGTTTTGTGAATACGGCAGTGGAGTTTTTAGCTGTCCACCACGTAGAAATCCTATGTATACCTACCGTGAATCGATTGTCCTTGGAATGACAAACAGTTCTATTTTCACGGTAAATCAGATATTGAGGGAGCTTAGCAGAGCATGGCCTGGAAGATCATATGACCTGCTATCAAGAAACTGCAACCACTTTTGTGATGCTTTCTGTGAATTGCTAGGTGTACCAAAACTTCCAG GTTGGGTCAACCGGTTCGCCAATGCTGGTGATGCTGCAATGGAAGTTGCAGGAAATACAGCAATAAAG GACTTGAACATACTGTTTTGTGACATCAAGGTTAAGGCAAAGCCCAGTATACAAGCTCATTTTGAACAGACTTGGAAAAGGAAAGGAGCTCCTGTTTTTCCTCACCCTGGGGAATTCCAAAGCTTGATTGAG CTGAGACAAGTGAAAACAGAAATTGTGAATGCTAGCAAATTGGCATGCAGATTCATTTCTGGTGTTGCCTCAAATACACCAGCCACACCTGAGACCCCAAGCAATTCAAGCAATGCAAATCCCCATGTCCAGAGCACATGGTTCACTAATCTGATGAACAATATTGGTGCCAAACCATCTAGTAGTACTTTAGAGTACCCTGAGGACTCCTCGTCCTCTGAATATGAAGAGTCAGAAGAGTCAGAAGATGAACATCCACACCAGCGGGAAGATGAACAAATACAACTCAGCCTGAAGCATGCCATGTGA
- the LOC105059531 gene encoding uncharacterized protein isoform X3: MKEVVVHIYDVTNSGSEKTNNTIVQINRIFKDGIGLGGIFHSAVQVYGDEEWSFGFCEYGSGVFSCPPRRNPMYTYRESIVLGMTNSSIFTVNQILRELSRAWPGRSYDLLSRNCNHFCDAFCELLGVPKLPGWVNRFANAGDAAMEVAGNTAIKLRQVKTEIVNASKLACRFISGVASNTPATPETPSNSSNANPHVQSTWFTNLMNNIGAKPSSSTLEYPEDSSSSEYEESEESEDEHPHQREDEQIQLSLKHAIYIISDENVTAVARPSEAWR, encoded by the exons ATGAAGGAGGTGGTGGTGCACATCTACGACGTGACGAACAGCGGCTCGGAGAAGACCAACAACACCATCGTCCAGATCAATCGAATCTTCAAGGACGGCATTGGCCTCGGTGGTATCTTCCACAGCGCCGTCCAG GTTTATGGAGATGAGGAATGGTCATTTGGGTTTTGTGAATACGGCAGTGGAGTTTTTAGCTGTCCACCACGTAGAAATCCTATGTATACCTACCGTGAATCGATTGTCCTTGGAATGACAAACAGTTCTATTTTCACGGTAAATCAGATATTGAGGGAGCTTAGCAGAGCATGGCCTGGAAGATCATATGACCTGCTATCAAGAAACTGCAACCACTTTTGTGATGCTTTCTGTGAATTGCTAGGTGTACCAAAACTTCCAG GTTGGGTCAACCGGTTCGCCAATGCTGGTGATGCTGCAATGGAAGTTGCAGGAAATACAGCAATAAAG CTGAGACAAGTGAAAACAGAAATTGTGAATGCTAGCAAATTGGCATGCAGATTCATTTCTGGTGTTGCCTCAAATACACCAGCCACACCTGAGACCCCAAGCAATTCAAGCAATGCAAATCCCCATGTCCAGAGCACATGGTTCACTAATCTGATGAACAATATTGGTGCCAAACCATCTAGTAGTACTTTAGAGTACCCTGAGGACTCCTCGTCCTCTGAATATGAAGAGTCAGAAGAGTCAGAAGATGAACATCCACACCAGCGGGAAGATGAACAAATACAACTCAGCCTGAAGCATGCCAT ATACATCATTTCTGATGAGAATGTGACAGCTGTGGCAAGGCCTTCAGAAGCATGGAGGTGA
- the LOC105059531 gene encoding uncharacterized protein isoform X2, with translation MKEVVVHIYDVTNSGSEKTNNTIVQINRIFKDGIGLGGIFHSAVQVYGDEEWSFGFCEYGSGVFSCPPRRNPMYTYRESIVLGMTNSSIFTVNQILRELSRAWPGRSYDLLSRNCNHFCDAFCELLGVPKLPGWVNRFANAGDAAMEVAGNTAIKVKAKPSIQAHFEQTWKRKGAPVFPHPGEFQSLIELRQVKTEIVNASKLACRFISGVASNTPATPETPSNSSNANPHVQSTWFTNLMNNIGAKPSSSTLEYPEDSSSSEYEESEESEDEHPHQREDEQIQLSLKHAM, from the exons ATGAAGGAGGTGGTGGTGCACATCTACGACGTGACGAACAGCGGCTCGGAGAAGACCAACAACACCATCGTCCAGATCAATCGAATCTTCAAGGACGGCATTGGCCTCGGTGGTATCTTCCACAGCGCCGTCCAG GTTTATGGAGATGAGGAATGGTCATTTGGGTTTTGTGAATACGGCAGTGGAGTTTTTAGCTGTCCACCACGTAGAAATCCTATGTATACCTACCGTGAATCGATTGTCCTTGGAATGACAAACAGTTCTATTTTCACGGTAAATCAGATATTGAGGGAGCTTAGCAGAGCATGGCCTGGAAGATCATATGACCTGCTATCAAGAAACTGCAACCACTTTTGTGATGCTTTCTGTGAATTGCTAGGTGTACCAAAACTTCCAG GTTGGGTCAACCGGTTCGCCAATGCTGGTGATGCTGCAATGGAAGTTGCAGGAAATACAGCAATAAAG GTTAAGGCAAAGCCCAGTATACAAGCTCATTTTGAACAGACTTGGAAAAGGAAAGGAGCTCCTGTTTTTCCTCACCCTGGGGAATTCCAAAGCTTGATTGAG CTGAGACAAGTGAAAACAGAAATTGTGAATGCTAGCAAATTGGCATGCAGATTCATTTCTGGTGTTGCCTCAAATACACCAGCCACACCTGAGACCCCAAGCAATTCAAGCAATGCAAATCCCCATGTCCAGAGCACATGGTTCACTAATCTGATGAACAATATTGGTGCCAAACCATCTAGTAGTACTTTAGAGTACCCTGAGGACTCCTCGTCCTCTGAATATGAAGAGTCAGAAGAGTCAGAAGATGAACATCCACACCAGCGGGAAGATGAACAAATACAACTCAGCCTGAAGCATGCCATGTGA